Part of the Cellulomonas hominis genome, CGCGAGGTGCTCGACCTGTTCTTCTTCACGATCGCCGGCTACTCGGCACGTGCCGTCGAGTACGCGACCGAGATGGACGTCGCGCTGTTCACCTACGACCCCACGGGAGCGCTGTCGCCGCACAGCCCGGCCGCCGTCCGGCACCTCCAGGCGGCCGCCCGTCCGGCGACCCCGGTGCCGGCCGCCGTTCCGCCGTCACCCGGCCGCGTCTGGTGGCGCCGGAACTGGTGGAAGGCCGTCACGGTCTTCTGCTGGGCGAGCGTGGTGCCGCTGCTCGTCGACGCGATCCGGGCCACGGCCGCGGGGGAGGACGACCCCGGTTGGGGGAACCCGCCGCTCGCGCTGGGGATCGCCGTGGTCGGCACGCTGGTCTGGCGGCGGCAGGCGCGACGGCGGCAGGAGCGGAGCAGTCCGCGGGCGCAACTGCATCTACCGCCGCGGCCGTAGGGGCAGAGGTCCGACGGCCGGTGTCAGCGAACGGTGACACGGGCACCGATGTCAGCATGCGTAGACATGGCGACCGGTGTCCACGTACGCTGACATGGTGGACGTCATCACCGCGCGCACCCTGCCGCAGCTCGGCCTCACGATCCGCCGGCTGCGCGACCGGCGCGGGCTGAGCCAGGCCGAGCTCGCCGAGCGCGCGGGAGTCTCCCGCCAGTGGGTCATCGCGGTCGAGCAGGGGCAGAAGAAGGGGCTCGAGGTCGGCCTCATCATGCGCGTCCTGGACGCCCTGGACGCCTCGCTGACCGTGCGGGACGACCTCGACGCGGACGCCGAGCGATGACCGGCCCGCTCGCCGTGCTGCTCGGCGGTCGTGTGGCCGGCCTGCTCGAGCGGACCCGCCGCAACGTCCTGCGGTTCGCGTACGACCCGGACGCCACGCGCACGGGTCGGACGCCCC contains:
- a CDS encoding helix-turn-helix transcriptional regulator, coding for MSTYADMVDVITARTLPQLGLTIRRLRDRRGLSQAELAERAGVSRQWVIAVEQGQKKGLEVGLIMRVLDALDASLTVRDDLDADAER
- a CDS encoding restriction endonuclease: MATDRQAEQMAAAAMRSMGFADAQETPVGPDGGVDVRSRRAIAQVKFRGAQTGRVDVQRLVGARGREVLDLFFFTIAGYSARAVEYATEMDVALFTYDPTGALSPHSPAAVRHLQAAARPATPVPAAVPPSPGRVWWRRNWWKAVTVFCWASVVPLLVDAIRATAAGEDDPGWGNPPLALGIAVVGTLVWRRQARRRQERSSPRAQLHLPPRP